Part of the Geobacter pickeringii genome, CTGACCGTAATGAGAATAGATAATTAATTATCACTAACCAAAACTCAAGTCAATCGCGGAGGCTTCGCTCAGGGGGCTTCCCGCACCGTTAGCGTCCGTCCGTCAGCCGCACCCGCAGTCGCCCCGCCAGATCGTCGATGAACTGGCGGGCGGCGCGCCCCGAACGGTTTCCCTTGCAGAGTGCCCACTGAAGGGCCTCACGGCGCAGCTGCTCCCGCTCCACCGGCAGGGAGAACGTTGCCGCATAGCGCTCCACGATCGCCAGGTAGGTCTCCTGGTTGAAAGGGTAGAAGCTCAGGTTCAGCCCGAAACGGTCGGCTAGGGAGAGCTTTTCCGATACCGCCTCCTCCGGATGGATCTCCCCCCCGAGATTCTCCTCCATCCGCTCCGGCATCAGGTGCCGGCGGTTGGAGGTGGCGTAGAAGAGGATATTCTCCGGCCGAGCCTCGATCCCTCCTTCCAGAAGAACCTTCAGCTCGCGGTAGGCCCCCTCCCCCTCGCCGAAGGAAAGATCGTCGCAGAAGAGGATGAAGCGCCGGGGGACGGTCCGCAGGGTGCCGATGATCGCCGGCAGGGTGAGGAGGTCGTCCCGCTGCACCTCCACGAGGCGGAGCCCCCGATCGGCAAAGCGGCGCAGGACCCCCTTGACACAGGTCGACTTGCCGGTCCCCCGCTCCCCCCAAAGGAGCACGTTGTTGGCCGAAAAACCCGCGACGAACTGCTCCGTGTTCCGCACCAGGTCCTCCACGGCAAAATCGATGCCGACGAGATCTCCGAGGTCGGGGAGGTGGGGATGCTCCACCGGCTCGAACGCCCCGCCGGTGCCGATCCGCCGCCAGCGGAAGGCGATGTGGCGGTCGAAGAGCTCGGGCTCCGGCGCCGCGGGGGGGACGGAGCGGTCAAGGACCCGATCCACCCGATCGAGAATCTGCCCGAGGCGGTCGGCAACGGCGTCCCAGCGGCCGATCGCGCCTTCGCGGTTGCCCCCCATTACAGCCGCCCCTTGATCCGCCGGAACTCGGCATTGTCCACGGCGGGGTAGCTCTTCTGAGGAAGGTCGGCAATCTCCGCCTGGACCCGCTGGATCCGCTCGGACGTGAGGGGATGGGAGGAGAAGAACTTGGCCAGCGAGGAGGGGTTGCTCTGGCCCATGCTGTCGAGCTTGCGGAAGAAGGTCACCATCCCCTGGGGATTGTAGCCCGCCTTTGCCATGGTCTCGACGCCGAGGAAGTCTGCCTGGTTCTCGAATTCCCGGCTGTAGGACATCATTCCCGCCTTGCCGAAGAGCTGGGCCGCCAGTTGGGCGAGGAGATTCGGATTGTCGCCGAGAACCAGGGAGAGGACCAGCGAGTAGCCGTACTGCTGGGTCATCTGGCGGGTGCCGTGGCGGGCCACGGCGTGGTTGATCTCGTGAGCCATGACCGCCGCGAGCTCGGTTTCGCTTTCGGCCGCCTTGAGCAGACCGGTCTGGACATAGACCCGCCCGCCGGGAATGGCGAAGGCGTTGACGCTGTCATCCTTCACCACCTTGAAAGCGAAATCGAACTGCACCTCCCGGGTTCCCGTCAGGAGCCGGCGCCCCACCCGCTCCACGTAACGCTGGACCTCCGGATCGTTCAGCACCTGCTGCTGTTTCTCGATCTCGGCGGCAAACTTGTTCCCCAATTCCCGCTCCTGGTCGAGTGAGATCAGGTTGAAGCCGCGGATGTCGCCCATGTTGGTGGCGCACCCCGCAATGAGGCCGACGGCAAGCAGCGGCAGCAACAACAGTTTCGCGAAACGCATGGTGATCCCCCTTTCGTTCAACGATCTTTCAGCGTGCATTCCCGCTCCCATTCGCCGTATCCTCCCCCCTCGATCTCCCAGAAGCTTCGGATGCGCCCCGCGTAGTAGGCGAGATCGTCGCACTCCCCGGCAATGACGGCGTCGAATCCGGGAGAGATGTCCCCGCGCTCGGCGAGGAAGCGGTAGAACGCCCGTGTGCCGGCCAGGTGGCCCGCCAGCTCCTCGACGGCCGGCTCGATGGTATTGACGATGTACCAGTTGCCGGCGAACTGCCGGACGATCCCCCGCCGCTCGTCGAAGAGGCTGCGGTGTTTGTAGCCGACCACGAAGTCGCGGACGTAGTAGTCGGCGCCGTTGGCGAGGGCCGTCGCCTCTTCGGGGGTCATCCCTGCTTCGAGGAGCGAGAAGTAGAACCGGGAGAGGAGCTTGCGGCAGAGGCCGTCGGCCCTGATCTCGTCATCGACGCTGACGATGGCGAAATCGTCCTTGTTGACGACGAGCTCTCCTTCGAGCTCCATGGCGGGGGAATAGGATTCGGACATAGGGTTACCTCGTTGATGTGTCTTTCCACTTCCTGATTAGCGCTAATCTTCCGCTGGACCCTTCTCCCTCAGGGAGAAGGTGGCCGAAGGCCGGATGAGGGGAACAGTGTCAGCCCGAAGGCAATTGGGAAATTATCGGTTCAGCCGCGGGTCGAGGGCGTCACGGATCCCCTCCCCCAGCAGGTTGTAGGCGAGGACCGTCACCAGGATGGCAACGCCGGGAAAGAGCGACAGCCACCAGGCGAACTCGACGTAATCCTTGCCGGCGGTGAGGATGTTCCCCCAGCTGGGGGTCGGCGGCTGGACGCCGATGCCGAGAAACGACAGGGCCGACTCGGTCAGGATCGCCCCCGCCACGCCGAGGGTGGCCGAGACGAGGACCGGTGACGCCGCGTTCGGCAGGATATGCCGGAAGATGATCCGCAGATCGGAGGCGCCCAGGGCCCGGGCCGCCACGACGAAATCCCGCTCCCGCAGCGACAGGACCTCCGCCCGGACGAGCCGCGCCACCCCCATCCAGCCGGTGAGGCCGATGATCGCCATGATATACCAGATGCTGGGTTCCAGGAAGGCGATCACCGCCAGGATCAGGAAAAAGGTCGGGAAGCAGAGCATGATGTCGACGAAGCGCATGATGACGGTATCGACCACCCCGCCGTAAAAGCCGGAAACCAGGCCGAGCACCGTCCCGATGGCGACGGCGATACCCACCGACACGAACCCGACCTTGAGGGAGATCCGCGCCCCGTAGATCACGCGGGTGAAGACGTCGCGCCCCAGCTCGTCGGTGCCGAACCAGTGGGCGGCGGACGGCGGCAGCAGGACGTGGTAGGCGTCGATGGCGTCGGGCTCCCAGGGGGTGATGGCGGGCGCCAGAAAGGAGAGAATGAAGAGGAGCAGCACCACGATCCCCCCCGCCACGGCGAGGCGGTTGCCCCGGAAGCGCTGCCAGAACACGGTGTAGAACCAGCTCTCGCGCAGTGCCATTACTATCCCCTCCCCTGCCTGATCCGGGGATCGGCCATGGCGTAGCAGATGTCGGCCAGAAGGTTCCCAATCAGGGTCAGGAAGGCGCCGATGACGAGGATCCCCATGACGAGCGGATAGTCCCGGGCCATGACCCCCTGGTAGAAGAGCTGCCCCATGCCGGGGATGGCGAAGATCGTCTCGAAGATGACGCTCCCGCCGATGAGCCCCGGGAGCGAAAAGCCGAGAAGGGTAATCACCGGCAGGAGGGCGTTGCGCAGCGCATGGCGGTAGATCACCGTCCGCTCCGCGAGCCCCTTGGCCCGGGCGGTGGTGATGTAGTCCTGCCGGATCACCTCCAGCATGGTGGAGCGCATGTAGCGGGAGAGCCCCGCCAGGCTCCCGAAGGTGGCAACCGAAATCGGGAGGATCAGATGCTTCGCCATGTCGCCGAACCAGCGGAGCGGTGAGAGCCCCTCGCTGCCGAGGGAGTGGAGCCCCGAGATCGGGAGCCAGCCGAGCTTCACCCCGAAGAAGTACATGAGAAGGAGCGCCAGCCAGAAGGTCGGCACCGCGAAGCCGAGAAAGACGAAGACCGTGATCCCCTTGTCGTAGAGGGTGTCGCGGTGGGTGGCGGCAAAGACCCCGATGGGGATGGCCAGGCCGAATTCGAGGATCAGGGCTATGATGTTGAGCGAGAGCGTGACCGGTATCCGCTCCCGGATCTTGTCGGTAACCGGCCGGTGGTCCGGGGCGAAGGAGCGGCCGAAATCGAGGGTGGCCACCTTTTTCAGCCAGGTCACGTACTGCACGGGGAGCGGCTTGTCGAGGCCGTAGAACTCCCGGAGCCGCTGGCGGGTCTCGGCGGTGATCTTGGGGCTCAGGGCGGTCATCGCCTCCACCGGCTCGCCGGGGGCGAGACGGATCACCATGAAGGTGATGACGGTGATCCCGAGCATGAGCGGAACCATGGCGAAGAGGCGCTTCAGGAGATAGGCAGTCATGGGTGGAGCTGCTCCTCCTTCGGCACGTACCAGTGGATGAAGTCGTGCATGATCCCGGCCGGAGCCGGCTCGATTCCCCGGAAGCGGGCACTCACCGCCGGCAGGGCGTCGGGGACGTAGAGGAAGGTGTAGGGCTGATCCTCGGCCAGGATCTCCTGGATCCGCCAGTAGCAGCGCCGTCGTTTCTCCTGG contains:
- a CDS encoding ATP-binding protein, yielding MGGNREGAIGRWDAVADRLGQILDRVDRVLDRSVPPAAPEPELFDRHIAFRWRRIGTGGAFEPVEHPHLPDLGDLVGIDFAVEDLVRNTEQFVAGFSANNVLLWGERGTGKSTCVKGVLRRFADRGLRLVEVQRDDLLTLPAIIGTLRTVPRRFILFCDDLSFGEGEGAYRELKVLLEGGIEARPENILFYATSNRRHLMPERMEENLGGEIHPEEAVSEKLSLADRFGLNLSFYPFNQETYLAIVERYAATFSLPVEREQLRREALQWALCKGNRSGRAARQFIDDLAGRLRVRLTDGR
- a CDS encoding M48 family metallopeptidase encodes the protein MRFAKLLLLPLLAVGLIAGCATNMGDIRGFNLISLDQERELGNKFAAEIEKQQQVLNDPEVQRYVERVGRRLLTGTREVQFDFAFKVVKDDSVNAFAIPGGRVYVQTGLLKAAESETELAAVMAHEINHAVARHGTRQMTQQYGYSLVLSLVLGDNPNLLAQLAAQLFGKAGMMSYSREFENQADFLGVETMAKAGYNPQGMVTFFRKLDSMGQSNPSSLAKFFSSHPLTSERIQRVQAEIADLPQKSYPAVDNAEFRRIKGRL
- the opp4C gene encoding oligopeptide ABC transporter permease, translated to MALRESWFYTVFWQRFRGNRLAVAGGIVVLLLFILSFLAPAITPWEPDAIDAYHVLLPPSAAHWFGTDELGRDVFTRVIYGARISLKVGFVSVGIAVAIGTVLGLVSGFYGGVVDTVIMRFVDIMLCFPTFFLILAVIAFLEPSIWYIMAIIGLTGWMGVARLVRAEVLSLRERDFVVAARALGASDLRIIFRHILPNAASPVLVSATLGVAGAILTESALSFLGIGVQPPTPSWGNILTAGKDYVEFAWWLSLFPGVAILVTVLAYNLLGEGIRDALDPRLNR
- a CDS encoding ABC transporter permease — encoded protein: MTAYLLKRLFAMVPLMLGITVITFMVIRLAPGEPVEAMTALSPKITAETRQRLREFYGLDKPLPVQYVTWLKKVATLDFGRSFAPDHRPVTDKIRERIPVTLSLNIIALILEFGLAIPIGVFAATHRDTLYDKGITVFVFLGFAVPTFWLALLLMYFFGVKLGWLPISGLHSLGSEGLSPLRWFGDMAKHLILPISVATFGSLAGLSRYMRSTMLEVIRQDYITTARAKGLAERTVIYRHALRNALLPVITLLGFSLPGLIGGSVIFETIFAIPGMGQLFYQGVMARDYPLVMGILVIGAFLTLIGNLLADICYAMADPRIRQGRG